The Nocardioides marmorisolisilvae genomic interval CGACTCCGCGTCCAGGCCGGGGAGGACCGCGAGACTGGCGAGCAGGGAGCGGGTGTTGAGGGCGACCTCGCCGTCGTGCCAGCCGTGACCGAGCTCCTCGCCGGCGGCGCTGACCAGTCGGACCTGGTAGCCCTGTCCGGCCAGGTGCAGCGCGATCGAGGCGCCGGCCCGGATCGCCGGCTCGAGCGATGAGGAGGCACCGCGGCCGCGATGTGCCCGGGACCGGTTGTCGATGAGCAGCGTGCAGCGGGCCTGCCAGGGCTGTTCCTCGCGGCGCACCATCAGGTCGCCCGAGTGCGCGGTGCTCGGCCAGTGCACGCGTCGCAGGTCGTCGCCGAGGCGGTACTCCCGGACGGTGACGTCGGCCGCGTTTCCGCCGACGAACGACCGCGGCTTGTTGTCACCGGTGCCGGCGTACGCGCCGATCATCGGGATCGCAGGGAGCGTCTCGACGCGTGGCGTGACGACGAGGTGGTCGATCGCGCTGAAGGTGCGGCGCAGCTCGAGCATGCCGAACGGGTCACCGACCCGGAACCGCAGGGGTCCGATCGGGTAGCCCCCTCGGACGTCGCTGCGCACGGTGTAGTCGAGGGTCACCGACTCGCCGGTCTGCATCGGGTCGACCACGAAGCGCGGCCGTGAGCCGAGGGCGTAGGGCAGCTGCTCCTCGACCATCAGCAGCTGGGTGCGTGGGCCGAGGTTGGTCAGCGAGAGGCGTACGGCGACCGGCTGGCCGACCTCGACCTGGGTCGTGGACAGCGTCCGGACGAGGCTGATCTCGTGGCGCGCGCGTGCCATCCAGACCATCGTGCCGAGGGGGAGCATCAGAACCAGGATCCCGATCCGGACCAGGTCCCTCTCCCCGAGCAGCATGCCGCACAGGACGGCGGTGATGCCGCCGGCCAGGAAGCCCCGGCCTCGGCTGGTCAGCGAGTGCAGCGCCTCGCGCATGCCCGGTCCGCTTCCCTCAGCCCTCGGGGACCGGCACGCTGCGCAGCACTGAGCCGAGGATGTCCTCGGGCGTTCGGCCGGCCATCGCCGCCTCGACGGTGGGCAGCAGCCGGTGGGCGAGCACCGTGGGGGCGAGGCCGGCGAGGTCGTCGGGCAGGACGTAGTCGCGGCCGTCCATCGCCGCCGTCGCCTTCGCGGCGCGGACCAGGTGCAGCGTCGCCCGGGGCGAGGCGCCGAGCCGGAGGTCGGGGGACCGGCGGGTCGCCTCGGCGACGGTGACGGCGTACTCCTGCACGCTCCGGGCCATGTGCACGTTGGAGACGACCTGGATCAGCTTGCCGATCTCGACCGCATCGGTGACCGGCTCGAGGTCGTCGAGAGGCCGCCGGGTGTCGCGCGCCGAGAGCATCGCGATCTCGGCCTCGGCGACGGGGTATCCCATCGAGACCCGTGCCATGAAGCGGTCCCGCTGGGCCTCGGGCAGCGCGTAGGTGCCTTCCATCTCAATCGGGTTCTGGGTCGCGATCACCATGAACGGCGACTCCAGGGTGTACGTCGAGCCGTCGACTGTGACCTGCCGCTCCTCCATGCACTCGAGCATCGCCGACTGGGTCTTGGGGGAGGCGCGGTTGATCTCGTCGCCGATCACGATGTTGGCGAACACCCCACCGGGACGGAACTCGAACCGTCGGCTCTCCTGGTTGAACACCGACACGCCCGTGACGTCGGAGGGCAGCAGGTCGGGGGTGAACTGGATCCGGCGTACCGAGCAGTCGATGGAGCGGGCGAGGGCCTTGCTGAGCACGGTCTTGCCCACGCCCGGAACGTCCTCGATGAGGAGGTGGCCCTCCGCGAGGAGCACCGTCACCGCCGTTCGCGCCACGTCGGGCTTGCCCTGGATCACCGTCTCGATCGCGGTCCGCACCCGGTCGGTCACCGTGCGCAGCATCTCGAGATCCGCGCTGAGGCCTGCACTCACGCCTGTCTTCCCCACTTTCCCCCACCGGGGCGGCGTGGCCCGAGGATTCGGGCCCGATCGCC includes:
- a CDS encoding DUF58 domain-containing protein, with amino-acid sequence MREALHSLTSRGRGFLAGGITAVLCGMLLGERDLVRIGILVLMLPLGTMVWMARARHEISLVRTLSTTQVEVGQPVAVRLSLTNLGPRTQLLMVEEQLPYALGSRPRFVVDPMQTGESVTLDYTVRSDVRGGYPIGPLRFRVGDPFGMLELRRTFSAIDHLVVTPRVETLPAIPMIGAYAGTGDNKPRSFVGGNAADVTVREYRLGDDLRRVHWPSTAHSGDLMVRREEQPWQARCTLLIDNRSRAHRGRGASSSLEPAIRAGASIALHLAGQGYQVRLVSAAGEELGHGWHDGEVALNTRSLLASLAVLPGLDAESLATDWVDEAVTSTLFVAVLGAVDERDRPFFARIGRVGGSTYGLALDVARWAGAHDAPVPATGWLRSIGWKAAQLGPDTPLRQAWQELTR
- a CDS encoding AAA family ATPase, with translation MLRTVTDRVRTAIETVIQGKPDVARTAVTVLLAEGHLLIEDVPGVGKTVLSKALARSIDCSVRRIQFTPDLLPSDVTGVSVFNQESRRFEFRPGGVFANIVIGDEINRASPKTQSAMLECMEERQVTVDGSTYTLESPFMVIATQNPIEMEGTYALPEAQRDRFMARVSMGYPVAEAEIAMLSARDTRRPLDDLEPVTDAVEIGKLIQVVSNVHMARSVQEYAVTVAEATRRSPDLRLGASPRATLHLVRAAKATAAMDGRDYVLPDDLAGLAPTVLAHRLLPTVEAAMAGRTPEDILGSVLRSVPVPEG